The Salvia splendens isolate huo1 chromosome 21, SspV2, whole genome shotgun sequence genome includes a window with the following:
- the LOC121785289 gene encoding uncharacterized protein LOC121785289 yields the protein MSQGIKTDFGVVSYFNFMKTLINYVKDVKVLREKGILYSQLANDEEVVEMFQSINTYGFSNTDLFLEGLLGIEEVVQPLRMEVLKEVSDLKMKTMKDSSKRGNYEGLRSNEGPPRCTVKIDLWKAYDTVDWSFLRGVLQGLKFHPSFVHLIMECVTSPLYTITVNGSHHGYFRGIFVSIRNASELAILTLLLQMTSFCSAGLGINQSKSNMFIAGAIKVPKETLLQVFAFPEGTLPIKCLGIPLASKRLATSDYGHLIDNLTDKIKKWQGVESYWLQAFPIPGTVIEKLIGIACSFLWGKKYGQVAWDDVCKPKTEGGLGIRNLKAWNSALHTKTLWNIHSKKDSF from the exons ATGTCACAAGGCATCAAGACAGACTTTGGCGTGGTATCTTACTTTAATTTCATGAAAACGTTGATCAACTACGTTAAAGATGTAAAGGTGTTGCGGGAGAAAGGCATACTGTACAGCCAGTTGGCGAATGATGAAGAGGTGGTTGAAATGTTTCAGAGCATCAATACTTATGGATTCTCAAACACTGATCTTTTTCTTGAG GGACTCTTGGGAATTGAGGAAGTTGTTCAACCACTGAGGATGGAGGTTTTGAAAGAGGTTTCAGACTTGAAGATGAAGACAATGAAGGACTCATCAAAGAG AGGAAATTATGAGGGGTTACGCAGTAATGAGGGCCCACCTAGGTGCACTGTCAAGATTGATCTCTGGAAAGCCTATGACACAGTCGACTGGAGTTTCTTGAGGGGCGTTCTCCAAGGCCTCAAATTCCACCCTTCTTTCGTCCACCTGATCATGGAGTGCGTTACTTCACCTTTGTACACGATCACGGTGAATGGTAGCCACCATGGCTACTTTAGAG GGATTTTCGTTTCCATAAGAAATGCGAGCGAGCTGGCAATACTCACCTTGCTTTTGCAGATGACCTCCTTCTGTTCTGCAG GGCTTGGGATCAACCAGAGCAAGTCTAACATGTTTATTGCAGGCGCCATCAAAGTTCCCAAGGAGACATTGCTGCAAGTGTTTGCCTTCCCAGAAGGCACCCTCCCTATCAAATGTTTGGGCATTCCCCTCGCATCAAAGAGACTTGCTACCTCAGACTATGGCCATCTGATCGACAACTTGACGGACAAGATAAAAAAATGGCAA GGCGTGGAATCATACTGGCTCCAAGCCTTTCCGATTCCTGGGACTGTCATTGAGAAGCTCATTGGTATTGCTTGTTCTTTCCTTTGGGGGAAGAAGTATGGTCAAGTTGCTTGGGATGATGTTTGCAAGCCAAAAACGGAAGGAGGTCTGGGAATCAGAAACCTCAAGGCTTGGAATTCGGCACTTCACACCAAGACCCTCTGGAACATTCATTCAAAGAAGGACTCCTTCTAG